The Stieleria maiorica genome includes the window ACACTCGGCGACCCCTTTGCCGTGAAGTCGAAGCAGCCCGAACCGGAGTTTGATTTTCGGCACCGGGTCCAGGCGACGCGCAGCGGTTACTTGCAAGGTGTCGACGATACCGAGTTGTTGGCATTTGCCAGAGCCAACGCGACCGCGGTGCGATTGCTGCGACGGCCGGGTGATTTCATTCGCGAAAACGAAGTCATCGCGGAGGTCGCCGCGCTGGAGGATTGGTCTGACGATCACGCCGACCAGGTCCGTCACGGAGTCACCATCGGGTCGATTCGGACACCGACGCAGGACGTGTTCTTTGTCTTGAATCGATTCGTCGAAGTCGCGACCCGGGCACTTTCACCAGGCGTGAACGACCCGTTTACCGCCATGCAGTGTATCGATTGGCTGTCCGTCGGACTGGTCAAGCTCGCCGAGCGAAAGATTCCTTCCTCCCATCGCACCGATTGCGACGGAAACGTCAGGATCATCACGACCGAAGTGACTCATTCCGATTTCGTCGAATCGATGTTGTCGCAATTGGTCCCGTACGTGAAGCGGGATCGGAACGTCACTCGCTACTTCGTTTCTTCACTGCAAAAGGTGACTGCGATCTCCAAGAACGAATCCCTGAACGATCTGATCGGCGATCAGATCGAGCATCTTCAACAGTAGACCTTTACCGAAATCATGTCACGACTTCCATTCTCACTGCTATTTTTCGCACTCGTTCTGGCGTCGCCCGGACTTCCGTCGCTCGGACTTCCTTCGTTCGCCGTCGCCCAGGATCCGTTTGCTGCCGCTCAAGAGGTTGACGTCCCAGAGGAAGGTGGCGATGCCAATGAGCCCGCTGAGACCGTTTCGGTGCAGGACGTGACGGACGATGCGGCGATCCGAGAACGTCTGGTTAGGATCTATGAGTCGGCTGAAAAGGCGGGTTGGTTGTCCGAGGCGGAGGTGGTGCTCGACAGCGGTATCGTGACGCTAAAAGGACAGTCTGACACCGAGGAGCACCGCGAGTGGGCGGCCAACGTCGCCCGCAAAACGGAAGATGTGGTGGCGGTGATCAATGAATTGACCGTCGATCACCAAGTCGATTTGGAATCAACCAGCGATGTGGTCGCAGACTCGCTCAATACACTGTGGACTGATTTCCTGGCTCGATCGCCGCTGCTGTTGGCGGCGTTGGTCATCCTGGTGCTCACCAGTCTGGCTGCCAAGGGAGTCGGCTGGGGCGTTCATCGCCTGTTGGATCAGCGTGGGATGCGAGCCAGTTTAAAAGACCTGATTTACCAGATCACTGCGATCCTGATATGGATCGTCGGCTTTTTGGTTGCCACCGTGGTCGCGTTTCCCGGGATGACACCGTCCAAAGCCTTGACGGTTCTGGGGCTCGGTTCGGTCGCCATCGGATTCGCGTTTAAAGACATCTTTGAAAACTTCTTTGCCGGAATTCTGATTCTGTGGCGGTACCCGTTTGACCGTGGCGACTACATCACTTGCGGCGACCTGACCGGCGAAGTGAAAGAGATCACGATCCGCAACACGATGATTCGGAAACTCGACGGAGAACTGGCCGTCATTCCCAACGCCACACTCTTTAAAAACAATGTCGACGTGCTGACCAGCCAGCCGCAACGCCGCGTCCGGATCATCTGTGGTGTGGCGTACGACGAAGATGTCGACCAATCGCGGGACGTGATCGCTCAGGCGGTTCAGTCGTGCCAGAGTGTGCAGGGCAAACGGACCGTTGAAGTGTTTGCCCAAGAGTTTGCCAGTTCCAGCATCAATTTCGAAGTCGCCTGGTGGACGGGATCCAAACCGGTCGAGATCCGCCGCAGTCGAGACGAGGTGGTTGCGGCGATCAAGCGAGCATTGGACGACGCGGGCATCGAGATTCCGTTCCCCTACCGCACCCTGACGTTCAAAAGCCCCGCGATCGCGGAGGCTGTCGCCAACTCGGTGCAACAGGCGGATGAGCTTTCATGAACGATCAACGCCTGGTCCGTAACACGTTGACCGTCTGCGCATTGGTGATCACCGTGGCGGCCGTCGCGTCGTTATTGTTTGTGGCACGCAATTTATTGCCGTTAGTGTTTGGTGCCATTTTGATTGCGGTGGTGCTCAATCGAATCGCAGGCAAGCTGGGCGGTCGGTTACTGGATCGACTGTCGCGACGCACGCGGGTCGCGTTGGTGATCGGTGCGCTGTTATTGCTGACGATCGGTTCGGCCTATGCGTTTGCCAATTCGGCCAGCGAGCAGATCGTGCGATTGACCGATCGAGTCGACGCATCGGTGGCCAAGGTCGTCCAGGCGGCCAAGGAGCAGCCGCTGGTGAAGCGTTATCTAAGCAAGGGGTCCGAACTCTCGTCTCTGTTGCCATCGTCGACCGAATCGCTCGGGTTGGCCAAGAACTTCTTCGCGACCGCATTCGGAGGGTTGGCCGACTGTTTGATTCTGTTGATCCTGGCGGCCTATTTCGGGTTTAACCCGGATAAGTATCGTGCCGCGGCGATTCGGAGCGTGCCGATCCGTTGGCGTGACCGGTTGTCAACGCTGTTGGATGATTCCGGCGAAACGCTTTGGCGCTGGATGCTCGGCCGCTTGTTGGCGATGCTGATCGTCGGCTGTCTGTTCGGTGCCGGGCTGGCCGTGATCGGGATCCCGATGCCGGTGGAATTGGGTGTTTTCGCCGCCCTGGTGACCTTCATCCCCAATCTCGGCGGGATCGCGGCGGTGATTCCTGCCTTGCTGCTGGCATCCCAACAAGGGTCGACGGCGGTGATCAGTGTTCTGGCGCTTTATCTGACGATCCAGTTTGTCGAGAGTTACCTGATCACGCCGATGGTTCAAGAGCACCAAGTCTCGCTGCCTCCGGCGGCGGTGATCCTGGCGCAGATCGTCGCCGGGTTGGTGTTCGGGTTTTGGGGCGTGGTGTTCGCCACGCCGCTGGTCGCGATCGCGATGTTGTGGACGAAGCGGCTGTATGTGGAAGGTTGGCTGGAAGCGTGATGGCTTTCGGCATGTGGTTTGCTGACTAAATTCAGCTGGTCATTCCAGGCATGCAGCGCCGTGATCGGTCGATCTCCGCGACCGCTTTCGGCCCTCCCTCCTTCCGCAAGCGACAGAACCGCAATGGACAACCAAACGGCCTGATCTTGGGGGCGCCCTGATCCTGGGGCAGCGTTGCTGGGGATGATGATTCCAACACTGAAACCCAGGTAAGCCGAATGATTAAGCCGATCCCGTTTCACGGACCCATTCGGTCGCTGACGTCGTTGGGAATGCGAACCGCGCTGATCGTGGATGATGTCCCGGCGATGCGAGCCATCGTCGATCGTGCGGTTCGGCAACTCGACGTCGCGACAATTCAAGCCCGAAATGGCAAAGAAGCCTTCAAGCAGCTTCAGCACCAACGCGTTGATGTGGTGATCACCGACGTCGAAATGCCCCTCTGGAGCGGGTTTGATCTCTTGCAGGCGATCCGTCATTCGCAAGACCGCCGGATACGCGTGTTGCCGGTCATCGTCGTCAGCAGTCTGGATGAACGCACCACCGCGGCAAGGACAAAGCAATTCGCCGGGACGCATTTTTTGTCCAAGCCGATTTCGATTTCACGACTGCGAGTCACGTTGAAACGGATCGCCACTCGCTGCTGGACCCATCAACGCAGTGTTCGCTAATCGACCAGCGTGGTCGGCGTTGCATCAATGAACAGGCGCACGGTCACCGTGCACCGGATTCCAATGGCCGATCGGCGTCATCGGCATAGCGTTTGCTTTTCCGCCAAGGGTTTCCACCCTCGTTGCAAACGGATTTCGTTTCGCGATCGGAGGTCTCTGGCTGTAACCACTGAGCTGTAACCGCTGCTGAGCAATGAACATGCTGACCACGCTGCCTTCTGATAGTCTCCATTACGCCAAGCTTTCTGTGCTGCTGTGGAAGCATGGACGGCGTGACATTGCTGAAAAGCTGGGGTGGACCGAAAAGCTTGACGATGACACCCCATCCGCTCGGCGTTCCAGTGCGACGGCCCGAGAGGCCGCCGAAGAATGTGCCCGCGACATCGAACAACTCGGCACGGCATACATCAAACTGGCCCAGATCGCCAGCACCCGCCACGACATGCTACCACCGGAATATGTCGACGCGTTCGGTCGATTGCAGGATGACGTTGAACCGGTTCCTGTGGAGGAGCTTGAATCGATCTTAGAAGACGGGCTGGGCGCGAAACCCTCGGTCCTGTTTCGATCCTTCGACCGATCACCGCTGGCCACCGCGTCGATCGGACAGGTTCATCGTGCGGTCTTGCGCGACGGACGTGAGGTGGTCGTCAAATTCCGACGTCCCGGAATCGAGCAACAGGCGACCGAGCAGATTGCCAGTCTGAAGCGGTTGGCGGCGACGATCGACGACAAGACGGAAATCGGAAGACAGGTTCGCTTTCGATCGCTCGTCGGCGCGGTCGAATATGCGCTCAGCCGTGAATTAGACTATCGTCAAGAAGCCAATCATCTTCAGCACTTGGCCGAGAACCTGAAATCGTTCCGCCGCATCCGCGTTCCGCAACCGATCGCGCAAATGGTCTGTAGCGACGTGTTGGTGATGGAATATCTCCGCGGTCCGGCGATCAATGCGGTCAGCGGCGTCGTGCTCAATGAGCTGGACACGAGCGGATTGGCGGATGAATTGGTGCGCGCCTACTTGCAACAGATCTTGATCGACGGGTTGTTTCATGCCGATCCACACCCCGGCAACCTGATTCTGCATGATGGCAATCAGATCGGATTGCTCGATGGCGGGATGGTCGTGAACCTGCCGCCGATGTTACGTCGCGAAATCGCCGCGCTGCTGTTGGCATTCAGTGCGGGCGAAGGCGAGCGGGCGGCAACGATCGCAAGCCGCATCGGTCAAACCGAAACGGGATTCGATGCCAAGGCGTTTCGGACTGCGGCGTCACGGGTGGTCGCCGCCGCCGGGGACGGTGCGTTCGATTCGATGTCGCTCGGCCGTACGCTCGTCGAGTTTCTAAAGATCTCCGGGGAACACGGGTTAATCCTGCCTTTCGAAATGATCTTGCTTAGCAAGGCATTTCTGCAACTCGAGACGACACTCGCGCGGCTGAATCCCGATCAAGACGCCAAGGCGATCATTCGCGGCTACACGTTTGAGCTTTTGGTCGATCGTGC containing:
- a CDS encoding DUF2254 domain-containing protein → MRAYLQQLVYRIQGSYWFIPSLMVIAAFVLSQGAIWVDRAIGNEWTKEFWFTSMNQPDGARAFLATVAGSMITVAGVTFSLTILAVSHATSHFGPRLLDNFMRDRGNQITLGTFVATFLYCLLVLRVIRGNWESTAMGVTMEAFVPQFALIIALVLTIASVAELIYFIHHVPDSIHISTVLQRLATDMTAKFDELYPETLGDPFAVKSKQPEPEFDFRHRVQATRSGYLQGVDDTELLAFARANATAVRLLRRPGDFIRENEVIAEVAALEDWSDDHADQVRHGVTIGSIRTPTQDVFFVLNRFVEVATRALSPGVNDPFTAMQCIDWLSVGLVKLAERKIPSSHRTDCDGNVRIITTEVTHSDFVESMLSQLVPYVKRDRNVTRYFVSSLQKVTAISKNESLNDLIGDQIEHLQQ
- a CDS encoding mechanosensitive ion channel family protein, encoding MSRLPFSLLFFALVLASPGLPSLGLPSFAVAQDPFAAAQEVDVPEEGGDANEPAETVSVQDVTDDAAIRERLVRIYESAEKAGWLSEAEVVLDSGIVTLKGQSDTEEHREWAANVARKTEDVVAVINELTVDHQVDLESTSDVVADSLNTLWTDFLARSPLLLAALVILVLTSLAAKGVGWGVHRLLDQRGMRASLKDLIYQITAILIWIVGFLVATVVAFPGMTPSKALTVLGLGSVAIGFAFKDIFENFFAGILILWRYPFDRGDYITCGDLTGEVKEITIRNTMIRKLDGELAVIPNATLFKNNVDVLTSQPQRRVRIICGVAYDEDVDQSRDVIAQAVQSCQSVQGKRTVEVFAQEFASSSINFEVAWWTGSKPVEIRRSRDEVVAAIKRALDDAGIEIPFPYRTLTFKSPAIAEAVANSVQQADELS
- a CDS encoding AI-2E family transporter yields the protein MNDQRLVRNTLTVCALVITVAAVASLLFVARNLLPLVFGAILIAVVLNRIAGKLGGRLLDRLSRRTRVALVIGALLLLTIGSAYAFANSASEQIVRLTDRVDASVAKVVQAAKEQPLVKRYLSKGSELSSLLPSSTESLGLAKNFFATAFGGLADCLILLILAAYFGFNPDKYRAAAIRSVPIRWRDRLSTLLDDSGETLWRWMLGRLLAMLIVGCLFGAGLAVIGIPMPVELGVFAALVTFIPNLGGIAAVIPALLLASQQGSTAVISVLALYLTIQFVESYLITPMVQEHQVSLPPAAVILAQIVAGLVFGFWGVVFATPLVAIAMLWTKRLYVEGWLEA
- a CDS encoding response regulator, which encodes MIKPIPFHGPIRSLTSLGMRTALIVDDVPAMRAIVDRAVRQLDVATIQARNGKEAFKQLQHQRVDVVITDVEMPLWSGFDLLQAIRHSQDRRIRVLPVIVVSSLDERTTAARTKQFAGTHFLSKPISISRLRVTLKRIATRCWTHQRSVR
- a CDS encoding ABC1 kinase family protein, which translates into the protein MNMLTTLPSDSLHYAKLSVLLWKHGRRDIAEKLGWTEKLDDDTPSARRSSATAREAAEECARDIEQLGTAYIKLAQIASTRHDMLPPEYVDAFGRLQDDVEPVPVEELESILEDGLGAKPSVLFRSFDRSPLATASIGQVHRAVLRDGREVVVKFRRPGIEQQATEQIASLKRLAATIDDKTEIGRQVRFRSLVGAVEYALSRELDYRQEANHLQHLAENLKSFRRIRVPQPIAQMVCSDVLVMEYLRGPAINAVSGVVLNELDTSGLADELVRAYLQQILIDGLFHADPHPGNLILHDGNQIGLLDGGMVVNLPPMLRREIAALLLAFSAGEGERAATIASRIGQTETGFDAKAFRTAASRVVAAAGDGAFDSMSLGRTLVEFLKISGEHGLILPFEMILLSKAFLQLETTLARLNPDQDAKAIIRGYTFELLVDRAKEQLSVGQIAAAALDSATLASNLPARLNEITRLAAENQLRLDIDAIDEAALIAGLGKIANRITSGLIVAAMIVAASLIMRMQTGAQLFGYPVLATVFFLIAAVIGLVLLYKATIKDER